The genomic stretch CCTACAACGACCAGAGCGAAGGCGAACTATTTGCAGCAGGACTGCCTCTGTACGGTCAGCCGGGGAACGAGAATCCGCCTACGGTTGCCGAAATGCTGGATGCTGCGCTGAAGATTGTTTCGCAAGATCCAGACGGCTTTATGGTTGTCCTGGAGGAGGAAGGCACGGATAACTTTGCGAATAACAACAATGCGGCTGGGACTCTGGAAGCGGTGAAACGGGCAGATGATGCGATCGGCGTAGCGATGAATTTCATCAACCAGCAAGATCCAAACACGCTGCTCATTACTGCCGCAGACAGCGATGCAGGTGGACTGGAAGTGCGCGATCCCCGTGCTGCCGATCAGCCCGTCGGCGTGAATGAGGTGCAGCCCACGACCGGAGACGGCACAGAACTGATTTTGGATGGTACACAGGGAGGAAATACCGCCCCCTTTATTGGTGCCCCGGATGCGAATGGCGATCGATTTCCTTTTGCGGTGAGCTGGGTGGGCACACCCGATTTTCCAGGCAGCATTGTGTCGAAGACCTATGGCATGAACGCGGATCTGCTGCCCTCGACGCTGGACAACACGGAAATTTATCGCATTATGTACCAAACGCTGTTTGGAATTGATGTTGCGAATCCCGCCAATCAAACCACGCTGACAGGCTTTGCTTCGCTTCCGGCAGATACCTTTGCCGAAGGTCCACCCGCAGGTGGCAACAACGGCAGCACCACCAATCCGGAACCGATTTCTGCCAATGGTCGCACTGGACCTTTTGAAGGTCAGCCTGTCCAGGGATTTAGCGGCGTGCAGTTTGCACCGGGTAGCGACGGTTCTACCTTCTGGTTCCTGTCAGACAACGGCTTCGGCTCAAAGATTAATAGCTCGGACTATCTGCTGCGTCTGCATCAGGTAAAACCCAACTTTAGAACGGCGGATGGGGGCGAGGGCAGTGTAACGCTAGAAGGATTTGTGCAGCTTGCCGATCCGGATAATCTGATTCCGTTTGAGATTCAAAATGAGAATACTCAAGAGCGATTCCTCACTGGCTCGGACTTTGATCCAGAATCGTTTGTGATCGCGCCTGACAACACCATCTGGGTTGGCGAAGAATTTGGTCCCTATCTGCTGCAATTTGACCTGACGGGTAAACTGCTCCAGGCTCCGATTCCCACACCGAATTTCTTCAAGCTGAATACGCTAAACGGACAAACTCCCCTCGTACTGGGACATCGCGGGGCAAGCGGTGAGCGTCCAGAACACACGCTGGCAGCCTATGAGCTGGCGATTCAGCAGGGAGCCGATTTTATCGAACCCGATCTGGTTGCCACAAAGGACGGAGTACTGATTGCGCGTCATGAAAATGCGATCGCGATCGTCCGCACCGATGCGGCTGGAAATCCCCTGCGCGATGCTAACGGCAAGTTTTTGATTCAGGAAGAAACGACGAACGTTGCCGAAAAGCCGGAGTTTGCCGATCGTCTGACGACAAAGGTGATTGACGGTGTACGCTATACGGGCTGGTTTACCGAGGACTTCACGCTGGCTGAAATTAAGCAGCTTAAGGCAAGGGAGCGCATTCCGCAGATTCGAGGCGGCAACACCCAGTTTAACGACCAGTTTGATGTGCCGACGCTGACGGAAATCATCGATCTGGTGAAGCGCGTCGAGGCGGAAACGGGCAAAAAGATTGGCATCTATCCCGAAACTAAGCACCCGACCTACTTCGCTTCTGAGGGAACCCGGCTTGACGGTGAAAAGATTAACGTTGACTTGAGCGAAACGCTGATCGATACGCTGGTCGATGCCGAGTTCACCGATCCGAGCCGCATTTTCATCCAGTCCTTCGAGGTGGGCAATCTCAAGACCCTGAACGACCAGATTATGCCCGCTGCCGGGGTCGATATTCCGCTGGTACAGCTCATCAACAATACGGGTACGCCCTACGATTTCAGAGTCAGCGGAGACTCGCGCACCTACATCGACCTGATCGCGCCCGCAGGATTGGAAGAAATTGCCACCTACGCCGCCGGAATCGGTCCCTCGAAGCGGCTAATTATTCCTGCCCAAACGGTGGATGCTGATGGTAACGGTCAGCCCGATGACCTGAACGGAGACGGAGTAATTAGCGATGCCGATCGCCGCCTGGGAACACCCACCAATCTAATCAGCGTGGCTCACAGTGAAGGGTTACAGGTGCATCCTTTTACCATCCGCGACGATCGATTCTTCCAGTCCCCGGACTACAGCACTCCAGAAGCGGAGTACGAGCAGCTTATTAGACTCGGTGCCGATGCGTTCTTTACCGACTTCCCGGCAACCGGCGATCGGGTACGCGATCGCATTGTGGCTGACGACGTTCGATCGCCTGATAATCCGGCAGTGCTAGCAGGAGAAGTGTTATCAAATCTGCCCCGATCGCGTGGGTTTGAAGGGTTAGCAATCAGTCCAGACGGAAAAACGCTCTACCCGATGCTGGAAGGCACGGTGACGGGCGATCCGCCAGGGGCACTGCGAATCCATGAGTTCGATCTGGAGCAGAACCGATACGAGGGATTAAAAGGCTACTATCAGCTCGACAATCCCAGCTATGCGATCGGAGACTTTACCGCAGTCAACGAAAATGAATATTTGGTGATTGAGCGGGATAACAATCAGGGAAGTCAGGCAGCCTTCAAGAAAATCTTCAAAATTGATCTCTCGGAGGTCGATGAGAACGGTTTTGTTGAGAAAGATGAACTGGTGAACCTGCTGCAAGTTGGCGATCCGGGAGACTTGAGCGG from Leptolyngbya ohadii IS1 encodes the following:
- a CDS encoding alkaline phosphatase, coding for MTNRNSVIFIHPDGTSPSHYAAARFLYEGPDGRLNWDRMTNAGVYLGHMEDQLTGTSNAGAITHAFGVKVPARSYGLDANGKPVVSLSGKAGTSILEEAIAAGKGTAVINSGFIAEPGTGAFLAEVRNRSDVTGITAQVVESGVDIILGGGEIHYLPAGVTGRFGQQGIRTDGRNLVEEAKAAGYTVVYTLEELQALPADTEKVLGIFAAEDTYNAEPEEVLAAEGLKNYGQPGNENPPTVAQMLEKAIDILSKNENGFFIVLEEEGTDNFANSNNANGTIEAVKQADDAIGVALRYVDEQNPNTLVITAADSDAGGLEVRDPVRADRPVGTVENNPIVNDGIANPLDGVNGTGTDPFVSAPAANGNTYPFAIGWTGTPDNPGSIVSKTYGLNADKLPSTLDNTEIYRLMYQTLFDQELPSPVPAPAPTPAPRPTRDTGNVIFIHPDGTSPSHYAAARFLNEGPDGRLNWDRMSNAGVYLGHMEDQLTGTSNSGAITHAFGVKAPAVSFGLDANGEPVTSASGKRGVSILEEAIAAGKATAVINSGIIPEPGTGAFLAEAANRNDFTGITAQIVESGVSVIMGGGEIYYLPEGTTGRFGEEGVRTDGRNLIEEARSKGYTVVFTLEELQALPAGTEKVLGIFAAEDTYNDQSEGELFAAGLPLYGQPGNENPPTVAEMLDAALKIVSQDPDGFMVVLEEEGTDNFANNNNAAGTLEAVKRADDAIGVAMNFINQQDPNTLLITAADSDAGGLEVRDPRAADQPVGVNEVQPTTGDGTELILDGTQGGNTAPFIGAPDANGDRFPFAVSWVGTPDFPGSIVSKTYGMNADLLPSTLDNTEIYRIMYQTLFGIDVANPANQTTLTGFASLPADTFAEGPPAGGNNGSTTNPEPISANGRTGPFEGQPVQGFSGVQFAPGSDGSTFWFLSDNGFGSKINSSDYLLRLHQVKPNFRTADGGEGSVTLEGFVQLADPDNLIPFEIQNENTQERFLTGSDFDPESFVIAPDNTIWVGEEFGPYLLQFDLTGKLLQAPIPTPNFFKLNTLNGQTPLVLGHRGASGERPEHTLAAYELAIQQGADFIEPDLVATKDGVLIARHENAIAIVRTDAAGNPLRDANGKFLIQEETTNVAEKPEFADRLTTKVIDGVRYTGWFTEDFTLAEIKQLKARERIPQIRGGNTQFNDQFDVPTLTEIIDLVKRVEAETGKKIGIYPETKHPTYFASEGTRLDGEKINVDLSETLIDTLVDAEFTDPSRIFIQSFEVGNLKTLNDQIMPAAGVDIPLVQLINNTGTPYDFRVSGDSRTYIDLIAPAGLEEIATYAAGIGPSKRLIIPAQTVDADGNGQPDDLNGDGVISDADRRLGTPTNLISVAHSEGLQVHPFTIRDDRFFQSPDYSTPEAEYEQLIRLGADAFFTDFPATGDRVRDRIVADDVRSPDNPAVLAGEVLSNLPRSRGFEGLAISPDGKTLYPMLEGTVTGDPPGALRIHEFDLEQNRYEGLKGYYQLDNPSYAIGDFTAVNENEYLVIERDNNQGSQAAFKKIFKIDLSEVDENGFVEKDELVNLLQVGDPGDLSGDDSDTFTFPFQTIEDLLVIDAKTLLIANDNNYPFSVGRPPAIDNNEIILVNLPQPLTLAPGVGVPELNSNSSLAAV